A single region of the Duganella sp. BuS-21 genome encodes:
- the yidC gene encoding membrane protein insertase YidC, translating to MDINKRTILWIVFAVSLFVLWNNWQISNGHPSMFAPPPAQTAKAPEAKKSDVPAAAAAGSAAAVPGTGATAAADAAPFKAERITITTDVVRADIDTQGGVIRRLELLKYKENGHPGWFGGCFGLFDWCKPGDNTKNIVLFDVDAATGKTYLARTGLIGAPGLPNHTTGFVAKPGPRMLNDANQVQLVLESESGGVKLTKTYTFKRGDYVVDVRHDVTNTGTAPVAPQLYLQLAHDGNKPAGDSFFNSSYTGPTLYTEEKRYEKLQFEKLEKAAQESAKTGKPVVQEHATKADNGWIAISQHFFVSAFIPQPKLTHDITTEKIDTNVYGISIKQPLGTLAPGATVSNDAKLFSGPQESKLLEPVSPGLELVKDYGWLAMIAKPMFWVIEQIHSVLGNWGWTIIAFTILIKLLFFPLSAAGYRSMAKVKLVTPKMQAIRERYKGDPAKMNQATMELYKSEKINPLGGCLPILVQMPVFISLYYVLQAAVEIRGAPWMGWITDLAQHDPYAILPVLYAISMFITTKLNPAPADPMQAKMMLFMPLAFSVMFFFFPSGLVLYWVVNNVLSIGQQYVISKKFGAVEPVKA from the coding sequence ATGGATATCAATAAACGTACCATCCTGTGGATCGTGTTTGCGGTGTCGCTGTTTGTTCTGTGGAACAACTGGCAGATCTCCAACGGCCATCCATCGATGTTTGCGCCGCCGCCGGCGCAGACGGCCAAGGCGCCTGAGGCGAAGAAATCCGATGTGCCGGCCGCTGCCGCAGCTGGTTCCGCCGCCGCCGTGCCAGGAACGGGCGCCACCGCTGCTGCCGATGCCGCGCCGTTCAAAGCCGAGCGCATCACCATCACCACCGACGTGGTCCGTGCCGACATTGATACCCAGGGTGGCGTGATCCGCCGTCTGGAACTGCTCAAATACAAGGAAAACGGCCATCCGGGCTGGTTCGGTGGCTGCTTCGGCCTGTTCGACTGGTGCAAGCCGGGCGACAATACCAAAAACATCGTGCTGTTCGATGTGGACGCTGCCACCGGCAAGACCTATCTGGCCCGTACCGGCCTGATCGGCGCGCCTGGCCTGCCGAACCACACCACCGGCTTCGTGGCCAAGCCTGGCCCGCGCATGCTGAACGACGCCAACCAGGTGCAACTGGTGCTGGAATCGGAATCGGGCGGCGTCAAGCTGACCAAGACCTACACCTTCAAGCGCGGCGACTACGTGGTGGACGTGCGTCACGACGTCACCAACACCGGCACCGCGCCGGTGGCGCCGCAGCTGTACCTGCAACTGGCGCACGACGGCAACAAGCCGGCCGGCGACTCCTTCTTCAACAGCAGCTACACCGGTCCTACCCTGTACACGGAAGAAAAGCGCTACGAGAAGCTGCAGTTCGAAAAGCTGGAAAAAGCCGCGCAGGAATCGGCCAAGACCGGCAAGCCTGTGGTGCAGGAACACGCCACCAAGGCCGACAACGGCTGGATCGCGATCTCGCAGCATTTCTTCGTGTCGGCCTTCATTCCTCAGCCTAAGCTGACGCATGACATCACCACCGAAAAGATCGACACCAACGTCTACGGCATCAGCATCAAGCAGCCGCTGGGCACGCTGGCGCCTGGCGCGACGGTGAGCAACGATGCCAAGCTGTTCTCGGGGCCGCAGGAATCGAAGCTGCTGGAGCCGGTGTCGCCGGGCCTGGAACTGGTCAAGGATTACGGCTGGCTGGCCATGATCGCCAAGCCGATGTTCTGGGTGATCGAGCAGATCCACTCGGTGCTGGGCAACTGGGGCTGGACCATTATCGCGTTCACCATCCTGATCAAGTTACTGTTCTTCCCGCTGTCGGCCGCTGGCTACCGCAGCATGGCCAAGGTCAAGCTGGTCACGCCGAAGATGCAAGCGATCCGCGAGCGCTACAAGGGCGACCCGGCCAAGATGAACCAGGCCACCATGGAGCTGTACAAATCGGAGAAGATCAATCCGCTGGGCGGCTGCTTGCCGATCCTGGTGCAGATGCCGGTCTTCATCTCGCTGTACTACGTGCTGCAGGCGGCGGTGGAAATCCGCGGCGCGCCGTGGATGGGTTGGATCACCGACCTGGCGCAGCACGATCCGTATGCGATCCTGCCGGTGCTGTACGCGATCTCGATGTTCATCACCACCAAGCTCAATCCTGCGCCGGCCGATCCGATGCAGGCCAAGATGATGCTGTTCATGCCGCTGGCGTTCTCGGTCATGTTCTTCTTCTTCCCGTCCGGCCTGGTGCTGTACTGGGTGGTGAACAACGTGCTGTCGATTGGTCAACAGTATGTGATCTCCAAGAAGTTCGGCGCGGTTGAGCCTGTAAAAGCTTAA
- the yidD gene encoding membrane protein insertion efficiency factor YidD has product MKTVLRFLLRFYQLAISPMMTPSCRFHPSCSNYALEALQVHGAAKGSLLAVKRVCRCHPWHPGGVDPVPGKSNSSTTACGCNHS; this is encoded by the coding sequence ATGAAAACCGTGCTCCGCTTCCTGCTGCGCTTCTATCAACTGGCCATCAGCCCGATGATGACGCCGAGCTGCCGCTTTCATCCGAGCTGCTCAAACTATGCGCTGGAAGCGTTGCAAGTCCATGGCGCCGCCAAGGGTAGCCTGCTGGCCGTCAAGCGCGTGTGCCGCTGTCATCCGTGGCATCCCGGCGGTGTTGATCCTGTGCCTGGCAAATCGAATTCTTCTACAACCGCTTGCGGTTGCAACCACTCCTGA